The genomic window GGCCACCAGATGCGCGATCTCGCCCTGGGCCAGGAGCTCGATCCCCAGGTCCACCTGGGGCTGTTCGCCCGCGAAGAGGATCCGGATGCCCGCGTCCCGGATGATGAAGACCGCCTGCTCGAGGTTGCTGGTGGGATAGAGCGGAACCGGGACACCCCTCGCAGCGAGGATGCCCAGGTCCGACATCGTCCATTCCGGCATGTTCCGGCCGCACAGCCCCACCATCCCGCAGGGTTCGTGGCCGAGCCGGAGCAGGCCCCGGGCGATCCGGTCCATGCGCTCGCCCAGTTCCGCCCAGGTGACCGTGGCGCCTTCGCCGTGGGATCTGAGGGCCACCTTGGCCCCACGGACCGGAGCCTGTTCCCTCAGGAATCGAACCAGATGGAAATCCTGCCGCAATGAAGACTCCAATGAAATGCCCCGGAGACGGTGGGTGCTCCAGGGCAGAAGGGTCATTATATCGGAAAGCGCGCCCTTGATAGCGGAATTGGTGGGCTTGCAGGGCAAATAATGCCTAGAACCTGAATACCGCCGAGGACAGGGGCGCCAACGTCACGCTCGCGCCGCTGACGGTCACGGTGGTCGACGATGCGATGGCCGTGACTCCCGCCGAGTTCCCGTCCACGATCAGCGTCGCGCCCGCGAGGCTCACGTCTGCGGTGAAGGTCTGGGGCGAGGTGTCGGCGTTGTGGAAGACGTAGTAGGTGCCGGTGAGGTCGGTGGATACGGCCTTGTACCCGAAGGCCAGGACCGTGGAGCCGGCCCCGGCGGGGGCGATGGAGGCGAGGTTGGCCGCCAGGTAGGCGTCGGGGAGGCGGAAGGCGTTGGTGGCCTTGCGCAGGGCGATGAGGCCCTGGGTGTAGGCGTAGAGCTTGTAGCCGTCCTGGGCGGTGGCGTAGTTGGCGAAGGCTCCGGTGATGGGGTCGCCCGCGTAGACGTTGGACCAGGCCACCATGTTGACGGCGTCGGAGGCGTTGTAGGAGTTGTCCACGAAGGTCCGGATGGTGCTGGACTTGGTGTTCTGGGCGCCCTTGCCGGCCGTGGTCTCCTTGGTGCGGAACATCTCGTCCCCGGCATGGAGGAAGGCGATGCCCTGGGAGGTGAGCAGGGTCGCGTAGCCCACCTTGGCCCGCTGCAGGATGGTGGCGTCCTGGCTCCTGGCCGCGTTGGTGGCGCAGGCCAGCACGTCGTAGTAGCAGAGGTTGTCGTGGCAGGTGAGGTAGTTCACCACGTTGTTGGTGGAAGGAGCGACAAAAGTGAAACCATTGCTCATTTTGCTGGGCTTGCCTGATGCATTGGAATATAGATCGGCGATGGCCTGGCCCGCGCCCGTGAGGAAGGCGGTGGCGCCGTCGTTGGGGTAGCCGTTCTTGAAGATCTGGCGGTAGCTGTCGGAGAACATGCCGATGTTCATTCCCGCGAAGGCCGAGGCGTTGCCCTGGTCCGCCCCGGCGATGGCGTCGCCGTTGTAGTCGGCGGCGGCCCCGGTGTAGAAGCCGGTCCAGCCCTCGCCCACGAAGAGGGTCTTCGGGTTGGCGGCGGCCGCCTCGGCGTAGGCGGCCTTGATGGTCCCGGTGTCCATCACCCCCATGAGGTCGAACCGGAAGCCGTCCACATGGTAGGTGTTCACCCAGTGCTTCACGGAATCCACGATGAGCTTGCGCACCATCTTGTGCTCGGACATGACGTCCTGGCTGCCCGCGCCGTTCCTGCTGGTGGTGCGGTAGTAGTAGTTGGTGCCCGAGAGGTCGCCCAGGACGGAGGTGTTGGCGGTGTGGTTGTAGACCACGTCCAGGATCACGCCCATGCCCGCCTTGTGGATCTCGTTGACCAGGGTCTTGAGCTCGCTGATGCGGGCCGCGGGCGTGGAGGGGCTGGCGGAGTACATGCCAGAGGGCGTGAAGTAGTTCTGGGGGTCGTAGCCCCAGTTGTAGTTGGCGCCGCTGGTCACGGACGGGTCGAGCTCCCGGGTGCCGACGGCGGTCTGGTCGTAGTTGTAGTTCTGGAGGGGGCAGAGCAGCTGCACGTGGGTGACGCCCAGCTTCTGGATGTGGGGGAGCATGTCCACCAGGCCCTTGAAGGTGCCCCAGGCGTGGCCCGATGCGAACCTGGTGACCGCGGGGTCCACGGTGAGGTCCCGCACTCCGGCCTCGTAGATGATGGCGTCCCGGGCGGAGGCGTAGCCGTACGGGGCCGTGGAGCCGTTCGGGGCCTTCATGGCGGAGCCGTCGAAATAGCTGGAGGTGCCGGCATAGGGCACCCAACCGCCGTCGGGGAGGGGCCCGGCCGGGTCGAGGATCGCGCCCTTGCCCTTGGTGTCGCCGGGAATGGAGGCCTTGCCCGTGTGCACCCACTGGGCCATGGACTTGGCGTAGGCGTCCAGGACGTAGGTGCCGCCGACGTTGTAGACGTAGTATTTCTGTGCCGGGATGGGAATGGAGCCGCTGGTCCAGATCGCGTTGGCGCCCTTGGACAGGCTCACCGTGGCCGCCGGGGAGCCCAGGCTGTCGTTCCAGTTGGCGTAGAGGTTCACGGCCACCGTCGAGGCCGTGGGGTTCCAGTAGTTGAACGTGACGTTGGCGCCGCTGACCACCGCGCCCAGGTCGTTGCTGGGGATCTTGTGGTAGGCGGCGTCCGGGGCCGGGGACTGGGCCAGGTCGGCGTCGATGGAGGTGGTGGGCGTCGTCAGGGACGTGCCGCCCCCGCCCCCGCCGCAGCCGGTCCATAAAAGGGCCGAGGCGGCCGCCAAAACGAAGAACGGGTTCCTGGCCACGGCGGCCTCCTATGCGATCACAAGCGCTTGTACATCCGGGCGTAGTACTCGTCCAGCATCCGCTTGACCCCGAAGGTCTCCCGGGTGTCCTGGATGGAACGGACCATCATGTCCACCCACTGGTCCCGGTGGTCGTAGTACGTGGGCAGGACCTCTTCGGCCAGGACCTTGCGGAAGGCCTTGAAGTCGTGCCTGTCCAGCACCGCGTCCCTGGCGCTCTCGAAGCCGTCGCCGAACTGCCATCCGTTCTTCCCGTGGTCGCAGGCCTCGGGCCACCAGCCGTCGAGGATGGAGAGGTTGAGCACGCCGTTCTGGGCGGCCTTCATGCCCGAGGTGCCCGAGGCCTCCTTGGGCCGGCGCGGGTTGTTGAGCCACACGTCCGAGCCGCGGGTGAGCAGGGCGCCGATCTCCATGTCGTAGTTCTCCAGGAAGACCACGCGGCCGGGATACAGCCGGGTCATCTCCAGGATGTCCTCCACGATGACCTTCCCGTTGTCGTCCAGCGGATGGGCCTTGCCCGAGAAGACGATCTGAACCTTGCCGCTCCTGAGCAGGGGCTCGATGAAGCTGCGGTCCGTGAAGATGAAGTTGGAGCGCTTGTAGGGCGCGGCGCGCCGGGAAAAGCCGATGAGGAGGGCCTCGGGATCCAGCTTCACGCCGTTGCGGGCCTCCACGAAGGCGATGAGCTTATGCTTGTTCTCCATGTGGCGGTTCCAGAGGGCGTCCTTCCTCCCCTTGGCGGCCAGCTCCAGCATCTTCGGATCCACCCAGGTGCCCTGGTGGATGGCGTTGGTGATGCCGATGATCTCGCAGCGGCCCTTGATGCCCTTCCACATGTCGTTGGCGGTGACCCGGTGCAGCTCGGCCACGGCGTTGGCGATGCGGCTCATGCGCAGGGCCCCCACGGTCATGTTGAAGGGCGAGCCCCCCAGCTGCTTGAGCTGGGCCCGGGTCAGGCCCAGGTTGGCGCCCAGGTACATGAACCGGTCGATGGGGTGGGACTCGTTGCCCTGCACGATGGGGGTGTGGGTGGTGAAGACCACCTCCTCCCGGGTGCGGGCCAGGGCGTCCTGGAAGGTGGCGCCCCGAGCCATGCGCCGCCGGATGAGCTCGAACCCGCCGAAGAGCGCGTGGCCCTCGTTGAAGTGGTAGACGTCGGGCTTGATCTTCAGGGCCTGCAGGGCCCGCACGCCGCCGATGCCCAGCACCATCTCCTGGGCCACCCGCTCCTCGCCGAACCAGCCGTAGAGCTGGCCCGTGATCCAGCGGGCCTCGCCGTCGTTGGCCTCCAGGTCGGTGTCCAGCAGGTAGAGGGTGTCCACGCCGTAGGACGTGACCTTCCAGACCTTGATGTGCACGGGGCGGCCCTTGATGTCGACCTTGACCGTGACCTTGGTGTCCTCCAGGAAGCCGTGGTCCCCGGTGCGGAAGGCGTCGAAGACCTTGCCGGTGACCGGGTCCACGTGCTGTTCGCCGTAGCCCTGCTTCCAGCGGATGCCGATGCCCACCATGGGGAAGCCGTGGTCCTTGACGCCCTTGAAGTAGTCGCCGGCGAGGATGCCCAGGCCTCCGGAATAGATCTTGAAGGTGCTCTCCAGGGCGTATTCCATGCAGAAATAGGCGACCTGAGGTAGTTTCGAAGCCATCGTGGAGTTCCTTGACTAGTTGGCCCGCTCGAGCAGGACATAGGTTTCGGCCTGGACCTTCACGGCCCCTCCCGCCACCGTGGCGGTGCGGCCCGTGTAGGCGTCCCGGAGGCTCTCGCCGTCCTTGAAGGCGCCGGCCACGGGGATGGTCGCCTCGCCCTTGGCGCCCATGGCCACCACCACGCAGTCCCCGGAGGGCGCGTCGATGCGGCTGAAGACGTAGGGGGAGGAACCGAGCTGCTTGTGGACGCCCTTGGCCAGGGCCAGGTGGCGGCTGCGGAACGTGCCGAGCTTGCGCCAGTGGGCCAGCACCTTCGCGTCCGGGGCCGTCCAGTTCATGTCGGACCGCGTCCCCTGCTGGAAGTCGGTGCGGGGTTCGTACCCGGCGGGCCGCGCGGTCTCGTCGCCGTAGAAGATCTGCACCCCGCCGGGGGCCAGCATCAGGGCGGCGCCGCCGACCACGAGCTTCTCCCGGTCGAACAGCTTCGTGTCGTGGGACGAAAGGTAGTTCAGCATGTGGACGGGCATGCCGGCCTGGAGCTTCGCGTATCCGGCGAAGAGCTTCTCGGGCTTGGCGAACTCCCCTTCGTCGTTCTGGAAGTCGAAGTTGAGCATCGCGTCGAAGCCGAAGGAATGCATCTTGTGCCTGGCGGGCCCGACGCCCCAGAACTCGCCCACCATCCAGAAAGGGGCGTCGTCGATCTTGTTGGCGGGATGCGCGGCCTTCCACTCCGCCAGGGCCTTGACCCCCTCGGCCTTGAGCTGCGCCCAGGCCTCGGGCTCCACGTGCTTGACGGTGTCGCAGCGGAAGCCGTCCACGCCGTAGGTGCGCACCCAGTCGGTGAGCCAGTTGATCAGGTAGCCCCGCACGGTCGTGTTGGGCAGGTCCACGGCCCGGGTGTCGGGCTTGTTCTTGAGGAACTTCGGAAGCTTCACGAAGTCCTTGCTCTCGGTGCGGAAGTCGGGGAGGAAGGCCAGCTGCATGGTGAGGTCGTCGCGCCCTCCGTCGAGGTACCCGGGAAGGCCCGCCCGCACCCAGTCCCTGCCCCACCAGTCCAGGAACTTGAAGCTGTTGTAGTCGATGTAGTTGTGGTAGTTCTTCAGCGTGGCCTTCTCCGAGCCCTCGAAGAGCACGTCCACCTTCAGTTCCCGGGCGGTCTGCAGGTCCAGGTAGCCGGGGTGGTTCATGACGATGTCGAACAGGACGCGGATGCCCTGGGCGTGGGCCGTGTCGATCAGCTCCTTCAGATCCGCGGGGGTGCCCAGGTTCCTGTCCACCACCGTGTAGTCAAGGGCGTAGTAGCCGTGGTAGGCGTAGTGCTTGAACTCGGCCTTGCCCCCCTGCACCCAGCCGTGGATCTGCTCGTAGGGCGCCGTTATCCAGATGGCGTTCACGCCCAGCTGCTTGAACCAGCCTTCCTTGAGCTTCTGGGTGACGCCCTTGAGGTCGCCCCCGTGGAAGGTGGCCACGTCGTCCTTGGGCAGGGCCTCCCGCCTGCGTCCGTAGCTGCCGTCGTTGGAGGGATCGGCGTTGACGAACCGGTCGGTCATGAGGAAGTACACGATCGGATTGTCCGCGAAGGACCCGGGCACGGAGGCCGGGGCCCCCTGGGCCAGGAGCGCGGCGCCGGAGAGCGCCAGGGAAAGCCGGAACGCGTGGGAGAGGGTTCGCAGGGTCATGGGAGGCTCGCTGGTCGTGAAAAGGGGCCGGGCCGGTGATGGCCTTCCGGTCACCACCGGCCCCAGTTGCTTGGAATTCCGGCTACTTGTACTCGGGGTGGCCGGCCTTGACCTCGTCCAGGGAGAAGTAGGTCTTGCTGTCCCCTTCCCAGACCCAGGCTTCCTTGTTGGTCATGCCGTCGAAGCTCATGTCCTTGCCGCCCTGCTCCTTGATGTCGCCCTTGTGGATGATGTAGTTGACGACCATCTTGGTGCGGGTCTTGAACTCGGCGGCTTCCCGGGTCCAGTAGACGCCGAAGGCGTCCTTGCCGGTGGG from Geothrix sp. 21YS21S-2 includes these protein-coding regions:
- a CDS encoding alpha-amylase family glycosyl hydrolase — protein: MARNPFFVLAAASALLWTGCGGGGGGTSLTTPTTSIDADLAQSPAPDAAYHKIPSNDLGAVVSGANVTFNYWNPTASTVAVNLYANWNDSLGSPAATVSLSKGANAIWTSGSIPIPAQKYYVYNVGGTYVLDAYAKSMAQWVHTGKASIPGDTKGKGAILDPAGPLPDGGWVPYAGTSSYFDGSAMKAPNGSTAPYGYASARDAIIYEAGVRDLTVDPAVTRFASGHAWGTFKGLVDMLPHIQKLGVTHVQLLCPLQNYNYDQTAVGTRELDPSVTSGANYNWGYDPQNYFTPSGMYSASPSTPAARISELKTLVNEIHKAGMGVILDVVYNHTANTSVLGDLSGTNYYYRTTSRNGAGSQDVMSEHKMVRKLIVDSVKHWVNTYHVDGFRFDLMGVMDTGTIKAAYAEAAAANPKTLFVGEGWTGFYTGAAADYNGDAIAGADQGNASAFAGMNIGMFSDSYRQIFKNGYPNDGATAFLTGAGQAIADLYSNASGKPSKMSNGFTFVAPSTNNVVNYLTCHDNLCYYDVLACATNAARSQDATILQRAKVGYATLLTSQGIAFLHAGDEMFRTKETTAGKGAQNTKSSTIRTFVDNSYNASDAVNMVAWSNVYAGDPITGAFANYATAQDGYKLYAYTQGLIALRKATNAFRLPDAYLAANLASIAPAGAGSTVLAFGYKAVSTDLTGTYYVFHNADTSPQTFTADVSLAGATLIVDGNSAGVTAIASSTTVTVSGASVTLAPLSSAVFRF
- the glgP gene encoding alpha-glucan family phosphorylase, with product MASKLPQVAYFCMEYALESTFKIYSGGLGILAGDYFKGVKDHGFPMVGIGIRWKQGYGEQHVDPVTGKVFDAFRTGDHGFLEDTKVTVKVDIKGRPVHIKVWKVTSYGVDTLYLLDTDLEANDGEARWITGQLYGWFGEERVAQEMVLGIGGVRALQALKIKPDVYHFNEGHALFGGFELIRRRMARGATFQDALARTREEVVFTTHTPIVQGNESHPIDRFMYLGANLGLTRAQLKQLGGSPFNMTVGALRMSRIANAVAELHRVTANDMWKGIKGRCEIIGITNAIHQGTWVDPKMLELAAKGRKDALWNRHMENKHKLIAFVEARNGVKLDPEALLIGFSRRAAPYKRSNFIFTDRSFIEPLLRSGKVQIVFSGKAHPLDDNGKVIVEDILEMTRLYPGRVVFLENYDMEIGALLTRGSDVWLNNPRRPKEASGTSGMKAAQNGVLNLSILDGWWPEACDHGKNGWQFGDGFESARDAVLDRHDFKAFRKVLAEEVLPTYYDHRDQWVDMMVRSIQDTRETFGVKRMLDEYYARMYKRL
- a CDS encoding alpha-amylase family glycosyl hydrolase, producing the protein MTLRTLSHAFRLSLALSGAALLAQGAPASVPGSFADNPIVYFLMTDRFVNADPSNDGSYGRRREALPKDDVATFHGGDLKGVTQKLKEGWFKQLGVNAIWITAPYEQIHGWVQGGKAEFKHYAYHGYYALDYTVVDRNLGTPADLKELIDTAHAQGIRVLFDIVMNHPGYLDLQTARELKVDVLFEGSEKATLKNYHNYIDYNSFKFLDWWGRDWVRAGLPGYLDGGRDDLTMQLAFLPDFRTESKDFVKLPKFLKNKPDTRAVDLPNTTVRGYLINWLTDWVRTYGVDGFRCDTVKHVEPEAWAQLKAEGVKALAEWKAAHPANKIDDAPFWMVGEFWGVGPARHKMHSFGFDAMLNFDFQNDEGEFAKPEKLFAGYAKLQAGMPVHMLNYLSSHDTKLFDREKLVVGGAALMLAPGGVQIFYGDETARPAGYEPRTDFQQGTRSDMNWTAPDAKVLAHWRKLGTFRSRHLALAKGVHKQLGSSPYVFSRIDAPSGDCVVVAMGAKGEATIPVAGAFKDGESLRDAYTGRTATVAGGAVKVQAETYVLLERAN
- a CDS encoding pullulanase-associated domain-containing protein, which codes for MSLRSTLVKVFAAVALAFATLSPAQAQAPAAGPNITIHYHRVDGNYEKWGIHLWKSPNMPLEGVEWPTPMPPTGKDAFGVYWTREAAEFKTRTKMVVNYIIHKGDIKEQGGKDMSFDGMTNKEAWVWEGDSKTYFSLDEVKAGHPEYK